Proteins from a genomic interval of Armigeres subalbatus isolate Guangzhou_Male unplaced genomic scaffold, GZ_Asu_2 Contig1, whole genome shotgun sequence:
- the LOC134202085 gene encoding uncharacterized protein LOC134202085: MSYVAPNIDPYRKGQSFASWFTRLGYHFRVNKVAEADRKDQMFLLGGDFLFEVAQSLYLNEQLLDAAPFDELIAKLKQKLDKTDSALIQRFKFGSRVQQPGETASDFLFSLKLQAEYCNFKDDKQDRILDRILIGLSDDNLRQKLLSEDSEKLNLTQVERIVTTWEMATSNARVLTQDSSTGQIASIVGGRGALLQRIKDLAQGRGPVKSRLGFNPPSVSPARGIQRSATSHRYDDRRNHSSQSRQSRQGRFQEQRKRYQDADIRPAESKNDKRIVIDQRVCHYCGVRGHVKRKCFKLKQYKRDPVNNVNMEEPGTSTDNKLSSMMNRMSWDDKSDDSDKDYNWKRTYDHGAPKSS, from the coding sequence ATGTCTTACGTAGCTCCGAATATTGATCCGTACCGCAAAGGACAATCATTTGCTTCCTGGTTTACGCGACTAGGATACCATTTTCGCGTTAACAAAGTAGCGGAAGCAGACAGGAAGGATCAAATGTTTCTCTTAGGAGGCGATTTTCTTTTCGAAGTAGCTCAGAGCTTGTACCTAAATGAACAGTTGCTGGATGCAGCACCCTTTGACGAGTTGATCGCGAAGTTGAAGCAAAAGCTGGACAAAACGGATTCTGCTTTGATCCAGCGTTTCAAATTCGGGTCCCGGGTACAGCAACCTGGTGAAACAGCTAGTGACTTCCTGTTCTCGCTAAAACTTCAGGCGGAGTATTGCAATTTCAAAGATGACAAGCAGGACCGCATACTGGATCGAATTTTGATAGGCTTGTCGGATGACAATTTAAGGCAGAAGCTATTGTCAGAGGATAGTGAGAAGTTGAATCTGACTCAGGTCGAGAGGATTGTGACAACATGGGAAATGGCTACTTCCAATGCGAGGGTTTTGACACAGGACAGTTCTACAGGACAAATTGCCTCTATAGTTGGAGGGCGAGGAGCACTCTTGCAGCGTATTAAGGATCTAGCTCAGGGTCGTGGACCAGTCAAAAGTCGGTTAGGTTTCAATCCTCCGTCCGTTTCTCCTGCAAGAGGTATTCAGCGCAGCGCCACATCCCACAGGTACGATGATCGTAGAAACCATTCTTCGCAATCCAGGCAGTCTAGACAGGGGCGGTTCCAGGAGCAACGGAAAAGATACCAGGATGCTGATATTCGACCGGCGGAGTCCAAGAATGATAAGCGGATTGTCATCGATCAAAGAGTGTGCCATTATTGTGGAGTGCGTGGACACGTCAAAAGGAAATGTTTCAAACTGAAACAATATAAGAGAGACCCGGTCAATAATGTCAACATGGAGGAGCCTGGTACAAGCACGGATAACAAATTGTCCAGTATGATGAATCGTATGTCATGGGATGACAAAAGTGATGATTCAGATAAAG